From Debaryomyces hansenii CBS767 chromosome C complete sequence, a single genomic window includes:
- a CDS encoding DEHA2C09108p (some similarities with uniprot|Q06328 Saccharomyces cerevisiae YDR352w): protein MGLSNYALVKEHSELIESMLLLTSVYTKTPNNTSYDDDKVILVTISQVSGIASFVVWLLVQIPQLIENHMNRSVQGLSLLLVIFWISGDISNFVASVLNGTPFQVCIGAYHCCIGSVLGMQYWYYTNVYPRSLKVSNELQKNTSLEIHPDIYESKLIGRANRFEQCEEEGYSRSRNLHTSRNGRSVDTVLKTSLSTSALIQQSSASPVAFDNDLEMPSNSLAHKKVNEIVSAIWVALSSSLGKIISLKENSIPAWMCSLFYVCSRPPQIIQNYKAKSTNGLSLYTILLAMIGNLLYTISIVSNSCILFEKDTDAFNAMISTNMPYVISSLLTFFFDTILLAQCLYYDDSNISTNSLNSSFSANNSIFMQYDDDNINEMNNPGYRHPRTGKGKQKKRLIYHDESSLHFQTPAWYTNNLFITDPNEDRDEARNTFFSNDSRKTPRELSIQNETTSLLNNAINYTLTTPPSHYISRSILERQNQLSSQTIPNGVANSTSRNGSVNAVKSASMSALNSIISNGNGNNVQYNTPILNTSLIPSIVSNYSSISKKLSHDSKTPFSPSDFLSDNFYNRPEHASISSNNMQ from the coding sequence ATGGGCTTATCAAATTATGCTTTAGTTAAAGAACATTCAGAATTGATTGAACTGATGCTACTTTTGACATCTGTCTACACGAAAACGCCTAATAACACAAGCtacgatgatgataaagTTATATTAGTTACTATATCGCAGGTTTCGGGGATTGCGTCTTTTGTTGTCTGGTTATTGGTTCAAATCCCTCAACTTATTGAAAATCATATGAACCGGTCTGTTCAAGgtctttcattattattagtcATATTCTGGATAAGCGGGGACATATCTAATTTTGTGGCAAGTGTGTTGAATGGAACTCCCTTTCAGGTATGTATAGGGGCATATCATTGTTGTATAGGGTCGGTTTTGGGTATGCAATACTGGTACTATACAAACGTTTATCCGCGTCTGTTAAAAGTCTCCAACGAGCTACAAAAGAACACAAGCCTCGAAATACACCCAGATATATATGAGTCTAAATTAATTGGACGAGCTAATAGATTTGAGCAATGTGAGGAGGAGGGTTATAGCAGACTGCGGAACTTACATACATCTAGAAATGGACGATCTGTGGATACAGTTTTGAAGACTTCATTAAGCACTAGCGCATTGATTCAACAATCAAGTGCCTCGCCAGTTGCTTTTGATAACGACTTGGAAATGCCATCGAATTCACTCGCTCATAAAAAAGTTAATGAAATTGTATCGGCCATTTGGGTTGCCTTGTCATCAAGCCTAGGTAAGATTATTTCTCTCAAAGAAAACTCAATACCGGCTTGGATGTGCTCATTATTCTACGTATGCTCTCGTCCACCGCAGATtatacaaaattataaGGCGAAGTCTACTAATGGTCTTTCACTATACACAATTCTATTAGCAATGATTGGAAACTTATTGTATAcaatatcaattgtttCTAATTCATGTATTCTCTTTGAGAAAGATACTGATGCATTTAACGCTATGATATCAACGAATATGCCGTATGTGATTAGCAGCTTAttaacttttttttttgatacCATTTTATTAGCTCAATGTTTGTATTATGATGAttcgaatatttcaacaaactCATTGAATTCCAGTTTCCTGGCCAATAATCTGATATTTATGCaatatgatgatgacaatATTAACGAGATGAATAATCCAGGTTATCGTCATCCCAGAACTGGGAAAGGGAAGCAGAAAAAGAGACTCATTTATCATGACGAATCATCTTTGCATTTCCAAACCCCCGCTTGGTATACTAATAATCTCTTTATTACCGACCCTAATGAAGACCGAGATGAAGCAAGAAATACTTTTTTTAGCAACGATTCGAGAAAAACTCCCCGAGAATTATCTATCCAAAATGAGACGAcatctttattgaataatgctATCAATTACACGTTGACTACGCCGCCATCACATTATATTTCTCGCTCAATTTTAGAGAGGCAAAATCAATTGTCTTCGCAAACTATACCAAATGGTGTTGCAAATTCGACATCGAGAAATGGTTCCGTTAACGCTGTCAAGTCTGCATCGATGTCTGCACTAAACTCAATTATATCTAATGGAAATGGTAATAATGTTCAATACAATACACCAATTCTAAATACTTCCTTAATACCATCGATCGTGAGCAATTATTCTTCTATATCTAAGAAGTTATCTCATGATTCCAAAACCCCATTTCTGCCAAGTGACTTCTTAAGTGACAATTTTTACAATCGACCAGAGCATGCAAGTATTTCATCGAACAACATGcaataa